A DNA window from Trypanosoma brucei brucei TREU927 chromosome 11 chr11_scaffold01 genomic scaffold, whole genome shotgun sequence contains the following coding sequences:
- a CDS encoding RNA helicase, putative has translation MVYRSLCVPVEYILLKFYCSLFIYSLLGFVLNSRLPTNTPQAVVLMPILCDCLGPLASYFPHTNFTRVQERVIPAIIQNDFNVVVAAPTGSGKTALLEAAMLRLFKDRLTLNTVGSDAALPPNADDEVDAASGNKEYANSPTNRKAVYICPMKALAFEKYTQWRERFPALSVVMETGDQEAMRTVDAIMDEVFQTDIIITTPERWDGITRRWKEGVVWNLVASVALLMLDEVHTVSEERGAALEAVVSRMKAIKLSMTTRGPQVCRTRFVAISGTLPNIEDFAEWLQVPPAGVFSFTSADRPLPLTLRVVSYPSTSSNPFAFDRFLTLKLFGLIRRYSEGRPTLVFCASRGETMNSARRITEELNEAAAREGCERQLCASEEVQRLASSANDKQLRTMLLLGIAYHHAAMTANDRTLVERMFMGHYVSVICTTTTLALGVNLPAHLVIVKGTTFFKNGNRDDLPLSEIAQMSGRAGRPGLDTHGVALVLTTDDKAYLYKPLQHGDTCTTVESRLHQNMIEHVNAEVALRTIHNLSLGVEWIKTTFFWIRLRRCPRRYGIIFSTKQEEDDFDREQFADQLMRRMLAELEKQGCVAIGRDALKAGDVILNESATQTLQDRSPSSTGCRDVSDVNCAVESTRVGRAMARRYILFKTVETLNRELLHRFSHQSGRQGAPQIMGAAMAEEEGQIQQKTGESFTLHQVLRVFCHSSEFDGLRLRQGDKKHLNELNKVIRFPLNCGMRGGREVREDWHKVYVLIQAHLDRVAVSDFSLRNDCVRLWTVAPRVARFVVDYATTHPCFSLIQQSSLLCRCIEQGTWWDGLIIKQIEGIGENMAKALHEGGIKNFSDVLQANPRKLEALCGKNPPFGTDLQEKCHSRPMYNLALEHVTEAGTVRVVVSYKAGVSTRRDPPLEQCHMILLVGDLELDRTHLLRQIDCRTANRRPLVFTFQVSPGYRGQIMGSLTNGNFLGNDCNATLKVGGVEAGDSVKLQTATGFAQQPKHRTTAEKMQGTLKKTPDDVKVTDRNADRDSINEPVPHNRRSTEPFVTTPHQVRGDTSVIADQCASDLEGGEIGTTSAERGAHSAAVGCDDEATVVKTKMADSESSRRRDTEAGQTDEAFKYLLERKAQIASSMGIRVVSSPFGYKRRRENKENGSGDSPETRWSPQISCKEGDDMLLGGMEVVLPKTLSPPPNPVTDVGRGGARPSKRFRFNVQGVSPYTTVGRHAHYQGCYGDTRAAATHPIVNTIESGVSPLFPHTTPPATYSTGHPTFQRSIFECPHASTPPHRTGVVHQLRVTTNAATSGRQLSHVGVDAYRQSTFSKAECFAPFTWGPRCVANASGAFAHGSAPQLPLGGSVACFGEVPRAEPSPLRRARPTEFGGYTSHNGVVDPSIRRGVVRHTTVHRGWW, from the coding sequence ATGGTTTATCGCTCTCTCTGTGTTCCAGTGGAGTATATCCTTCTAAAATTTTATTGCtcacttttcatttattcacTTCTTGGATTTGTGTTGAATAGCCGCCTTCCCACAAACACCCCTCAGGCGGTTGTGCTGATGCCAATCTTGTGCGATTGCCTAGGGCCCCTCGCATCGTATTTTCCTCACACAAACTTTACGCGCGTGCAAGAGCGAGTTATACCAGCAATAATTCAGAACGATTTTAACGTTGTGGTTGCTGCCCCCACAGGGAGCGGAAAGACAGCGTTGCTGGAGGCGGCAATGCTTCGACTGTTCAAGGACCGTTTAACACTGAACACAGTGGGTTCCGATGCGGCGCTTCCCCCAAATGCTGATGATGAGGTTGATGCCGCTTCCGGGAACAAGGAATATGCAAATAGCCCTACGAATAGAAAGGCAGTGTACATATGCCCAATGAAGGCCCTCGCATTTGAAAAGTACACGCAGTGGCGCGAGCGGTTCCCCGCGCTTTCAGTTGTAATGGAGACGGGGGATCAGGAAGCCATGCGAACGGTTGATGCAATTATGGATGAAGTGTTCCAAACGgatatcatcatcacaaCGCCTGAGCGCTGGGACGGCATTACACGGCGATGGAAAGAAGGTGTTGTGTGGAACCTTGTGGCCTCCGTAGCACTTTTGATGCTAGACGAGGTTCACACTGTCAGTGAGGAGCGCGGCGCAGCGTTGGAGGCAGTAGTGAGTCGCATGAAGGCAATAAAATTATCTATGACGACCCGCGGGCCGCAGGTTTGTCGAACCCGTTTTGTTGCCATCAGCGGAACTCTCCCCAATATTGAAGATTTCGCTGAGTGGCTTCAGGTTCCCCCTGCAGGGGTATTTTCGTTTACATCAGCAGACCGCCCTCTGCCACTAACACTGCGGGTGGTGTCGTATCCCAGCACTTCAAGCAATCCCTTCGCGTTCGACcgtttcctcaccctcaaactGTTTGGATTGATTCGGCGGTACAGCGAGGGCCGTCCGACACTGGTGTTTTGCGCGTCACGCGGAGAAACCATGAATTCCGCGAGGCGTATTACGGAAGAACTGAACGAGGCGGCAGCACGGGAAGGTTGCGAACGGCAGTTGTGCGCCAGTGAGGAGGTCCAGCGATTGGCATCCTCCGCAAATGATAAACAGCTGCGAACGATGCTTCTGCTGGGTATCGCATACCACCACGCCGCCATGACAGCAAATGACAGGACCCTCGTGGAGCGCATGTTCATGGGGCACTACGTTTCAGTCATCTGCACAACTACAACCCTGGCACTGGGCGTCAACCTTCCCGCACACCTTGTGATCGTCAAGGGCACAACGTTCTTCAAGAATGGTAACCGTGACGACCTTCCCCTTTCGGAAATTGCACAAATGAGCGGTCGCGCTGGACGACCAGGACTCGACACGCACGGCGTCGCACTTGTGCTCACAACGGATGACAAGGCGTACCTGTACAAACCATTGCAACACGGAGACACGTGCACAACCGTAGAGAGTCGCCTGCACCAGAACATGATTGAACATGTGAATGCAGAGGTGGCCCTGCGAACTATTCACAACTTATCACTTGGTGTGGAGTGGATCAaaacaacttttttttggATCCGGCTTCGACGCTGCCCACGCCGCTACGGCATTATTTTCTCTACCAAACAAGAGGAAGACGATTTTGACCGAGAACAGTTCGCGGATCAACTGATGCGGAGGATGTTAGCCGAACTTGAAAAACAAGGCTGTGTCGCGATCGGCCGCGATGCACTAAAGGCAGGGGATGTCATTTTGAATGAGTCAGCTACACAAACCCTCCAGGACAGGTCACCCAGCAGCACCGGCTGCCGTGATGTAAGCGATGTGAATTGCGCCGTAGAGAGTACTCGCGTAGGACGCGCCATGGCACGTCGGTATATTCTCTTCAAAACGGTTGAAACACTCAACAGAGAGTTACTGCACCGGTTTTCCCATCAGAGCGGTCGGCAGGGAGCACCTCAAATAATGGGCGCGGCAAtggcagaggaggaagggcaaattcaacaaaaaacaggtgAGTCCTTCACTCTGCACCAAGTCCTCCGTGTTTTTTGCCACTCCAGCGAATTTGACGGTCTTCGACTGCGGCAAGGGGATAAGAAGCACCTTAACGAGCTCAACAAAGTTATCCGATTCCCGCTCAACTGTGGAATGCGCGGCGGGCGTGAGGTGAGGGAAGATTGGCACAAAGTGTATGTGCTCATCCAGGCCCATCTTGATCGAGTGGCGGTATCGGATTTTTCGCTCAGGAACGATTGCGTGCGCCTGTGGACGGTAGCCCCACGCGTCGCTCGCTTTGTCGTCGACTACGCCACAACCCATCCATGCTTTTCCCTCATCCAACAGAGCTCACTTCTTTGCAGGTGTATTGAACAGGGCACTTGGTGGGATGGACTCATCATTAAGCAAATTGAGGGAATTGGTGAAAACATGGCGAAGGCGCTCCATGAAGGTGGAATAAAGAACTTTTCTGACGTGCTGCAAGCCAACCCAAGAAAGTTGGAGGCTCTATGCGGTAAGAATCCCCCATTCGGGACAGATCTCCAGGAAAAGTGCCACTCGCGTCCAATGTACAACTTAGCGCTTGAGCATGTTACGGAAGCCGGCACCGTGCGTGTCGTAGTCTCCTATAAGGCGGGCGTCTCCACACGAAGAGATCCTCCACTAGAGCAGTGCCATATGATACTGCTTGTTGGGGATCTCGAACTTGATCGTACACACCTTCTTCGTCAGATCGATTGCAGGACCGCCAATCGGAGGCCGCTCGTTTTCACCTTCCAGGTTTCCCCCGGGTATCGGGGACAAATTATGGGGAGCCTCACCAACGGGAACTTTCTCGGGAACGACTGCAACGCCACACTGAAGGTGGGCGGCGTCGAAGCGGGCGATTCGGTAAAGCTGCAAACAGCGACCGGATTCGCGCAGCAGCCAAAGCATCGAACCACTGCGGAAAAAATGCAAGGCACCCTGAAGAAGACGCCAGACGACGTGAAGGTTACCGATCGGAACGCCGACCGCGACAGCATAAATGAGCCCGTGCCACACAACCGGCGATCAACCGAACCCTTCGTCACGACACCGCATCAAGTGAGAGGGGACACGAGTGTTATTGCCGATCAGTGCGCTTCGGATCTTGAAGGAGGGGAGATTGGCACAACCAGTGCTGAACGGGGGGCTCATTCGGCCGCTGTCGGCTGCGATGACGAGGCAACTGTCGTCAAGACGAAAATGGCGGACTCGGAAAGCAGTAGGCGACGGGATACTGAAGCTGGTCAAACGGACGAGGCATTCAAGTATTTGTTAGAGCGGAAGGCTCAGATAGCGTCTTCCATGGGAATCAGGGTAGTGTCATCTCCATTTGGCTACAAGAGACGTCGggagaacaaagaaaacggaTCTGGTGACTCACCAGAAACACGGTGGAGCCCACAAATATCGTGCAAGGAAGGGGACGACATGCTGCTTGGTGGAATGGAAGTCGTCCTTCCCAAAACCCTGTCGCCTCCTCCAAACCCCGTAACAGATGTTGGACGTGGCGGCGCGCGCCCATCAAAACGGTTTCGTTTTAATGTACAAGGCGTTTCCCCTTATACAACGGTTGGAAGGCACGCCCATTACCAAGGATGCTATGGGGATACACGCGCAGCAGCGACACATCCCATAGTTAACACAATAGAGTCTGGTGTCTCGCCACTCTTTCCTCACACAACGCCTCCTGCTACGTATTCCACTGGCCATCCCACTTTTCAGCGGAGCATTTTTGAATGTCCACACGCCAGCACCCCTCCGCACCGCACGGGAGTCGTGCACCAACTTCGGGTGACAACAAATGCTGCCACTTCCGGCCGCCAGTTGTCACACGTCGGCGTTGATGCCTATCGCCAAAGCACTTTCTCAAAAGCCGAGTGCTTCGCCCCCTTCACGTGGGGCCCGCGGTGTGTCGCAAATGCGTCCGGGGCATTTGCTCATGGCAGCGCACCTCAGTTGCCGCTTGGAGGGAGCGTGGCATGTTTTGGGGAAGTGCCGCGAGCTGAACCCTCGCCACTCCGGAGGGCACGTCCCACAGAGTTTGGAGGATATACATCACATAACGGAGTCGTTGATCCATCCATTAGGAGAGGTGTTGTCCGCCACACTACGGTACACAGAGGATGGTGGTAA